Proteins encoded within one genomic window of Aspergillus nidulans FGSC A4 chromosome VII:
- a CDS encoding uncharacterized protein (transcript_id=CADANIAT00008945), which produces MKSYRVTKPTLRSSRKVPRRLQKRKAPPRQDSPNANDPRNRTSYHPDQAHWSWENLPDILYQLSPDEDEKKLKDPGLMSYPIHGKYLRNLPALPDNISSTVEEFRVEAWQRMDPRICLEDITARMHPDFRIKNNALQQRGVRFRQAFNLKAWRSGNKRSAHLEADLLRRMKELGLDINSNSTRGITPGLVNPQLGEQGGRVPIPKGWRIRKMGNKSTANGTAFDEREAPFQSRESQFRTNGYSETTLPDEPDAMPEVPEVIPPDVVEHEAQTGGYVHQDTNDDETDNRFDDSLPIIRGIFPDDELPDTVSLPDLDLLSWRSTFWTPSSALNFHSFCLQDCFTNFPIQSEELLDYAPSLFTRSSSKPQTPTTGIFPVNDPTLLDTVPERQQRNVFDDMLLECYKGERHVFEMPYHSYSSVTS; this is translated from the exons ATGAAAAGCTACAGAGTCACCAAGCCTACTCTAAGGTCTTCTAGGAAGGTGCCTAGAAGGCTGCAAAAAA GAAAAGCCCCTCCCAGACAGGATAGCCCCAATGCAAACGACCCTCGAAACCGCACCTCTTACCACCCGGACCAAGCCCATTGGTCGTGGGAGAACCTGCCAGACATTCTTTACCAACTGAGCcccgacgaagacgaaaaaaAGCTGAAAGATCCGGGGCTCATGAGCTATCCAATACACGGAAAGTATCTGCGAAACCTCCCTGCTCTCCCAGACAACATCTCTTCTACCGTAGAGGAGTTCCGCGTCGAAGCATGGCAGCGCATGGACCCGCGCATTTGCCTTGAGGACATTACAGCTCGCATGCATCCCGACTTCCGCATAAAGAATAATGCGCTTCAACAACGGGGCGTGCGCTTCCGACAGGCGTTCAACCTTAAGGCGTGGCGTTCGGGAAATAAACGCAGTGCACACCTCGAAGCCGACCTTCTTagaaggatgaaggagcTAGGTCTGGACATCAACTCAAACTCCACCCGCGGCATCACCCCAGGTCTAGTCAATCCTCAATTAGGTGAACAGGGTGGCCGTGTGCCAATTCCCAAGGGTTGGCGGATTAGGAAGATGGGGAATAAATCCACCGCCAACGGGACCGCGTTCGACGAACGGGAAGCTCCTTTTCAGAGTCGGGAATCGCAATTCAGGACCAATGGTTATTCTGAAACCACTTTACCTGACGAGCCTGACGCCATGCCAGAGGTTCCGGAAGTCATTCCCCCGGACGTCGTTGAGCACGAAGCGCAGACAGGCGGATACGTCCACCAAGACACCAATGATGATGAAACAGACAATCGTTTCGATGATTCTCTTCCTATCATACGGGGCATTTTTCCAGATGATGAGCTCCCCGACACAGTCAGCCTGCCGGATCTCGACCT ACTAAGCTGGCGCTCCACCTTCTGGACACCCAGCTCAGCCCTCAATTTCCATAGCTTCTGTCTTCAAGATTGCTTCACGAACTTCCCCATACAATCGGAGGAACTCCTGGACTACGCTCCCTCGCTATTCACCAGATCCTCTAGCAAGCCGCAAACTCCAACTACAGGTATTTTTCCGGTCAACGATCCTACTCTGTTGGATACAGTTCCCGAGAGGCAACAGAGGAATGTCTTTGACGATATGCTATTGGAGTGCTACAAAGGCGAACGTCATGTCTTTGAGATGCCCTACCACTCTTACTCCTCTGTTACCTCCTGA